In the Wyeomyia smithii strain HCP4-BCI-WySm-NY-G18 chromosome 2, ASM2978416v1, whole genome shotgun sequence genome, one interval contains:
- the LOC129720173 gene encoding uncharacterized protein K02A2.6-like, with protein MAGWPENRALVEPMIRKYWHFRDELAVYEGLIFKTNQVVNPHSMRRKMLAVIHSGHPGLQSGIRRAKQVMFWINMAKDIQDMTDACQICQKHMRSNVKHTIVSKEILLLPCDRVATDLFHFRGKEFILIVDSSYLDFKKLSDKSFRNIIQCLKEWFSVHGIPRVLESDNGPQFSSQEFRDFAKMWCFDHCTSSPIFPRANGLAERYVQTAKNILKKCAEDKSDVQLAMLHVRDTPRSEGLPASCERLMGRLLRSNLPIALEKLQPKTVTGVTEALDAERNLQKCHADRGATVPKHFQQGESVLLQQSDRTWKPATVVKSFDERSYAVDDGEKVLRRNAHHLRPTTVKNVAESEAVQRDEVMSTNYVRENLSVSQPTQPVSGSNDTTQQTTRSGRLVKPALRKDFVYY; from the coding sequence ATGGCTGGCTGGCCAGAAAACCGAGCTTTAGTTGAACCGATGATCAGAAAATACTGGCATTTCCGTGATGAACTTGCTGTGTACGAAGGACTGATTTTCAAAACTAACCAAGTGGTTAATCCTCATTCAATGAGACGAAAAATGTTAGCAGTGATACATAGCGGGCATCCGGGTTTGCAAAGTGGCATTAGACGTGCAAAACAAGTGATGTTCTGGATTAACATGGCCAAAGATATTCAGGATATGACTGACGCTTGTCAAATTTGTCAGAAACACATGCGTAGTAACGTAAAACACACAATAGTATCAAAAGAAATTCTGTTGTTGCCTTGTGATAGAGTAGCCACGGATCTGTTCCATTTCCGAGGAAAAGAGTTCATTTTGATTGTCGACTCTAGCTACTTAGATTTCAAGAAGTTATCCGATAAATCTTTTCGTAACATAATTCAGTGCCTAAAAGAATGGTTTTCTGTTCATGGGATACCCCGAGTGCTCGAATCAGACAATGGACCACAATTTTCGTCCCAAGAATTCAGAGATTTTGCAAAGATGTGGTGTTTCGATCATTGCACGTCTAGTCCGATATTCCCGAGAGCTAACGGGTTAGCAGAACGCTACGTACAAACGGCCAAAAATATTCTTAAAAAGTGTGCTGAGGATAAATCAGATGTTCAATTGGCTATGTTGCACGTAAGGGACACTCCACGTTCCGAAGGATTACCAGCATCCTGTGAGAGATTGATGGGTAGACTGCTCCGCTCTAACCTTCCTATTGCATTGGAAAAACTACAACCGAAGACAGTGACGGGAGTCACGGAAGCCCTCGATGCAGAACGGAATCTACAGAAATGTCATGCCGATCGCGGCGCTACCGTACCTAAACATTTTCAGCAAGGAGAATCAGTTCTACTTCAACAAAGTGATAGAACATGGAAACCAGCTACTGTGGTAAAAAGTTTCGATGAAAGATCGTATGCAGTTGATGATGGTGAAAAGGTGCTCAGAAGAAACGCGCACCATCTACGACCGACTACAGTGAAAAACGTTGCGGAATCGGAAGCAGTGCAGAGGGATGAAGTTATGTCAACCAACTACGTAAGAGAAAATCTGAGCGTCTCTCAACCAACACAGCCAGTATCTGGGTCGAATGATACTACACAGCAAACAACACGATCTGGTAGACTCGTCAAGCCTGCTTTGAGGAAAGATTTTGTGTATTACTAA